The sequence CATCCTCGGCAAGACGAACGTGTCGGAGCTGCTGTTCTTCCAGGAGGGAGACAACCCTCTCTTCGGCCGGACGAACAACCCCTGGAACCTGGAGCGCACGTCCGGCGGTGGCAGCGGTGGCGAGGGCGCCATCATCGCGGCCCGCGGCTCTGCCCTCGGGCTGGCCTCGGACGTGGGCGGGAGCATCCGCACCCCGGCGCACTTCAACGGCATCCACGGCTTCCGGCCGACCTCCCGGCGCCTCACCATCGTCGGCTCGCCGCCCGAGCTGTTCTTCCCCGGCTTCGAGGCCATCGCGTTGGACCCCGGGACGCTGGCGCGGCATGTCGCGGACCTGAGCCGCGCGATGGCGGTCCTCGCCGCCCCGGGGCAGGAGCGCCTCGACGTGCGGGTGCCGCCCGTCCCCTGGCGAGAGCCCGCCGAGGTGGACGTGTCGGGGCTTCGCATCGCGATGTTCGACGACGACGGCTACTGGCCGGCCTCGCCCGCCCTGCGCCGTGCCGTGCACGAGGCCGCGGCCGCGCTGCGCGGGCGTGGCGCGCAGGTGGAGACGTTCTCTCCGCCGGGCCCCGGGACGGCCCCCAGGCTGTACAACGCCTTCCTCTCCGCGGACGCGCTGGAGTGGACGAAGCCGGTGCTCCACGGCAACCCGGTCGACTCGCGCATCCGCATCATGACCCAGGGCATGTTGCTCCCCCGCGTGCTGCGGGCGCCGCTGGGGCGGCTGCTCACCGTCGCGGGTCAGCGCCGGCTCGCCGCCGGAGTCACGACGGCGCGAGGCCGCTCGGCGGGTGAGTACTGGGCGCTGGTGGCGGAGCGCGACGCGTGGCGTGGCGCGTTCCTCGCCGCGATGGATGCGGGCGGCTTCGACGCCATCCTCTGCCCGGCGCACACCCTCCCGGCCCTGCGCCACGGCGCCAGCCGCGACCTCTACGACACGACCAGCTACCTGGTCACCTACAACGTCCTCGGGATGCCGGCGGGCGTCGTCGCCGCCACGCGGGTGCGTGCCGGCGAGGAGAGCGACCGGCCGTCCAGCCTGGACATCATCGAGTGCGCCGCGCGCCGGACGGAGGAGGGCAGCGCGGGCCTGCCCGTCGGCGTCCAGGTCGCGGCGCGGCACTGGCGCGACGACGTGGTGCTCGCCGTCATGGCGGCCCTCGAGGAGCACTTCCGGCGGCAGCCGGACTACCCGGGAGAGCCGCCGCTGTAGCGGTCCTCACCGGGCCCGTCACAAGACTCTGGAGGAAAGGAAAAGCCATGCTCCAACTGACCGAGACCCACCCGAACACGGATGTGATTCGCGCCTACTGGAACGCGACGACGACAGGCAACGTCGAGGCGCTGCGGCCCATCGTCGCGGAGGACGCCGTCTTCCACTACCCCGGCAACCACTTCATCTCCGGCGACTACCGGGGCAAGGATGAAGTCGTGGGGCTCTACACCATGCTGACGGGCATGGCGGGCGGCACCTTCGAGGCGCGGCTGCACGGCGTCGCCGCCGACTCACAGTACGCGGTCGCCATCCTGAGCTATCACCTCAACATCCTCCCGAAGCACTACCTGCCGGGGCGCGCCTGCGGCCTCTTCCGGGTCGCCGACGGCCAGATTCACGAGTACTGGCTCTTCGAGTGGGACCAACTCATGATCAACGACGTCTTCCGGACGCTCGGCATGCGCGTCGCGCTCCAGCACGGGAAGTTGGGGACCCTCGTCCTGTCGCTGCCTCGCTCGCTCATCGCCGCCGCGCGAACGGCGTGGCGCCTCTTCGGCGGCACCTACCGGGCGCCCACCGACTTCTGATGCCCGCCAGCGGCGAGCGGGAGTCCGGGGCTCGCACCCCGGGCTCCGCGCACGGCTACCCCGGCAGCCGGCGGAACTTCACCTTCAGGCCCGAGCACGGGGTCGGAAAGAAGTCGCGATTGAGCTTCAGGTCCTGCGGCGGAAGCTCCCACGTGTAGTCGCGCAGCAGGAGCGTGCCCACGATTTTCAGGAGGAGCGTTATCACCGGCTCGCCAGGGCAGCGGTGGCCGTCGGGGGCGCCCCCACCGTGGGGGATGTAGCTGTTCTCCTCGAGGTGCATGGGGCAGCGCGCGTCGAAGCGGTCCGGGTCGAAGCGCTCGGGCTGGGGGAACACGTCCGGGTCATGCATGGCCACGTGGACGCAGGCCGCCGCCCGCCAGCCCGCCGGGACGTGGTAGCCCCCGTACTCGAACGGCGCCTTCACCTGGGCGAAGAACGTCGTGGAGTTGATGGGAAAGAACCGCCGCAGCTCCTGGGAGAACTGCCCCAGGAACGTGAGCTTCTCGAGCTGCTCCGGGGTGATGGGCCCCTCCGGTGAGACGCGCCGCACCTCGTCGCGAGCGCGCTGCCAGAGCTCCGGGTGCTGGCTGAGCGCCAGGGTGAACAGCGTGAGCGAGACGTACACCCCGCCGTAGGCCGCGAAGAACAGGTGCATCAGCTCGAGCCGGAGCACGTCGTCCTCGAGCCGCGAGCCGTCCGGGGACCGGGCCTCCATCAGCTCGGAGAGGACGTCCTCGAACCGCCGCTGGTGATGCTGGCGGAGGGCCTCGTCGATGTGAGCGAGGAGCTGGTCGCGACCGCGGATGGCGCGGCCATAGGTCGTGAATGGCAGCTTGATGGGCGCGGCGGTGAAGCCCTTGAGGAAGTCATTGATGGCCGAGGCGACATGCGCGTTCGCCGGCCCTGCCACCTGACCGGTGAAGAGCTCGAGCACGAGCGCGGACCCCATCTTCTGGAACTCGTCGCGCCAGGTGAGGTCGCCACGACGCGCCCACTGCTCGATGAACTTCGAGGTGATGCGCTGGATGATGGGGACGTACGCGTCGAGCGCCTCCTTCCGGAAGGCGTGGAGGATGAGCCGCTTCCGCGTCCGGTGCGTCTCCCCGTCAATCAGGGGCAACGAGTCGTAGCAAAGCAGCTCCTGGACATGCCCCGGGCTTCCGCGCGCGCGGGTGAAGTAGCGCTCGTCCAGGAAGAACGTGAAGGCCTCCGGCCCGACGAAGAACACGACCCGCTCGCCGAAGAGATGGCTCTTGAAGACATGGCCGTACTTCTTGAAGCGCTTGATGAAGAAGCCGTGGTTGTTCCAGGCAATCGAGAGGGTCTCCCCGAGGAGCGGCAGCCCGAAGCTCCCGGGCGGCAGGGGCTTCTGCGCGGAGGCAAGCCGCTCCCCTCCACCACGGCGCAGGCGGGCCGCTGGCAGGGCACCGGGCGCCCAGAAGGATTTGCGGAGCGTGGCCCTGTCGCTGACGTCCGGTCTGTCCATGGTTGCGTCTCCCCCTCCAGGGCGTGCCGCCGTTTCACGGGCCCACGCTTCGCGTGACTTGCCGCGCGCGCGAGGCGCGGTGCATCCGCCGGTATGCGCGCTGCCCCGTGTCCGTGCCAGTGCCCTGGCGTCCCGCTCGATGGTGACTTTTGGTGCGGAGTCCTGGCGCTCGTGGTGCGCGAAGACGGAGTGAATATTCCATTCCGCCGCGCGTCACCCGCCTGGCCTCACACCCGGGAGCACCCATGGCTCTGGCCGCCAGCGGACTCGCGTTCCTCATGCTGTCGCACCTGCTGCTTGCCGCTCCCGTGAATGCGGGCTTCCGTGCGCCCGAGCACTTCGCGAAGAACGAGCACGTCGCCTACGAGGCCGTGAAGACACACGACGGAGGGCTCCGGGTCCGCTTCCAGTTCATGGACCCGTTCGACACGTTGCAGGTCTTCGAGCACACGTACGACTACCAGCGCGTCCTCGAATTGAGCGCTCGCTATGGCATTCCCGACACGCTCTTCGAGCCCATTCCCGTCACGGAGTTGCCCAATCGGGACAAGGTCCTCGACAACGGACTGTTCCATGCGCGCGGAGACATGCTGGAGCCGGACCTCAGCGCGGTGAGCACGTTCTATGGGCCGGAATTCACGCGACCGATTGCCCGCTTCATCATCGCCAGCCTGAAGGAGCGCGGCCTGGACACCCGCGCCCACCGCATCGCCATGGCGATGGCCTTCACGCAGGACATCCCCTACGGGATTCCGTCGCTGGATGGGGATGGCCTCTTCCGCTCGGGGCTGTCACCCGCGCCGCTCATCCTGCTCACGGGTTATGGGGATTGCGATTCGAAGGCCACGCTCTTCGTCGGCATCCTCCGCTACCTCATCTCGCCGGAGGACATCCTGTTCCTCACGCCCGAGGACGAGCCGCACATGCTCACCGCCATCCGCGGCGAGCCCGGCCCGGACGAGCGCTTCATCGTCTGGGAGGGACATCCCTATCTTCTCGCCGACGTGTCGGGCCCCGGCCGGGCGACGCTGGGCGAGCGGGAGAATGAATCGCAGGACAGCCACGTGTACCGGGTGGAGCCCTACGAGGCGAAGTCCCTGCCCTACCATCCGGACGCGGACTACTCGCTCTTCGGGAGGCCGAGGTTCCACATCCCCGGCGCGGGGCAGGTCCACATCGGGCTGGGTCGCGTGCCGGACGAGGATGACGAAGACGCGCGGTCCGCTCGGGACTTCGGGTACGGCCCGGAGGACGCACCGGGCCGTGAGCCGTGAAGGTGCCGCGCCGACGACTCAGCCGCAGACGTAGAAGTCGGAGAGGGCAAGTCCGGCAGACGCGCCCGTGGAATCCTTCACGGAGACCCTGTACCGGGACGAGTAGTCACCGGGCGAGGTCTCGTCAGGCTGCCAGCAGAAGAACACCTGGGTCGTAGAGGGTCCACTGCCGGCTGAAATGATGTCCGTTCGCGGAGGGACGAACAGGTTCCGCTGCTCGGACCAGAAATACGTGTAGGGCGGGACTCCGCCAGAGCCAGACGCCGTACAGGTGATGTCCTGATAGGACGTGCGGCTGCACGAGATGCCGACGGACAGTCCAGCCTGGGAGGTCCCCAGGTTCGAGCCAGCCTCCGGCGCGGAGTCGAGCCCCTCCTGAGGTGCACCTCCACAGGCCGCCATCAGCAGCGCCGTGGAAACGAGGGGAAGAGCATCACGAAGTGCAAAGCGTTGCATCAGGTCTGCCTCCAGATGGGCACGCGCGGCAATGCGCCTACTGATGCAACGAAATCACGTCAACGAACCAAATCAACCCATACGGGAATCAACGTCATTCCGGGGTCGACCGGACGACAGCGCCCTTCCGTTGCCGCCCCCGGTGCGAGGCGGCCGCGACGGCGACCTTGCGCTCCGGGCCCTTCGCCTGCCCCCGGATGCGCACCCACGAACCAGGCGCATCCGGCGTCGCGTGCACCATGGACCAGCCGGTGGGCACCTCGGGCGCGGCCCAGGTGTAGAGGGCGCGCGCGTCCTTCGGTGACAGGTTGATGCAGCCATGGCTCATCGGCTCGCCGAAGCGGTCGTGCCAGTAGGCGGTGTGCAGTGCGTAGTCGTCCTGGAAGAACATCGTCCACGGCACCGTGGCCACGCGGTACGTCTCGTTGCCCGCGGTGTTGTTGCCCGTCATGTCCGCCTCGGCGAACTTCAACCAGATGCGGTAGAGCCCCTCCGGCGTGTCCGTGCCCGGCTTCCCCGAGGAGATGAGCGTCGCGTACACCGGCCGCTCGCCCTCGTAGGCCACCAGCACCTGCGCCTCCAGGTCCACGTCCAGCCAGCGCTCACCGGGCTCCACTCCGGGCGGCGCGGGGGTGAACCACGCCACGTGCAAGTCCTCCCTCGCCACCCACTGGTTCTCCGCGATGAGCACCCACCTGCCATCCGCGGACAACTCCTTCACCGCGACCAGCGTGCGCGGCGGCAGCAGCGTCTCGCGCGCGGCCTTCGCGTCCGGAGCCACCTTCACCTCCACGTCGGCCTGCGGCTTCGTGCGCGACTGCGCCCACGCGAAGGGCGCCGGCAGTTCCGCGAGCGTCTCGGCATCCACGCCCTCGAAGGCGGAGGGCCGGTACTCGCGCAGCACCCGCGCCTCCAGGTACTGGCCTTCCGTGGTGCGCCAGAAGGTGCGGCGGCCCACGCGCACCTGCCCGCGCAACTGCACCGTCACCGAGCCCTTGAGCAGCACGCCCTTCCGCTTCTTCTTCGCGAGGGCGAGGCTCGGATAGGCCTTCACGTGCCGGCCCACCACGCGCGCGTAGATGCCCGGCGTGAGCTCGCCCTCGCGCAGCTTGGGCAAATCCCTCACACGCGGCTCGCGAAAGTTGGGCTCCAGGTAGCGATTGCACACCCAGCCGCGCGGCTGGATTTGAATCCACGCCTCGCAGTCCGGCCCGCTCATGGCCGTCTCGCCCTGCCAGCGCACGCGCATGTCCTGGGCCACCGTGCCCAGCGGCGGCGCATCCCGGCGAGGCTCCTGCCGCACGGCGATGGAGCGCCTCACCCGCAGCGAGCCGGCGTCGGGCACATAGGGAATGGCAACAGGCGCCGTCCCCGCGTCCGCGCCAGCCACGGGCTTCGAGTCCGGCTCGAACTCCTCCGGGTCCAGCGACGGGTCGACGTCACCGAGCACGAGGCTCGTGTCCTCCAGGGGCTCGCCGTCGGGCCCGAGCACCAACTCCGCGCCCGGGTTCTTCTTGTCCGGGATGACGACGAGCTGCTCGGCGGGAAGGGGCTCCGCGTCCGAATGCTCGGCCTTGCCGTGGCGCTCGGGCCTGGGCATGGCGCTCAGCGCCGGGTCGATGGCGAGCTCGGGAACCTCTTCGTGTGAGTCATTGGAGTCCGGAGACTCGGAGGCCTCGACGCGCGCCAACTTCGCGTTGACGGAGGTCGTGCCGCCATCCGTTCCCGTGTCCGTCGAGGTCCGCTGCCACGCGGCGAGCAGCTCTTGCGAGGTAGGACCCGCGCCAAGGCCTCGTGCATGCACGCCCCCGTCAGTAGACGGGGTAACGCCGGTGGCCGGCGTACCCGCCGCGACAGAGGGCTCACCCGCCCCCATCGACGCGCTCGCGCTGCCCGTGCCTGACGCGGCATTGGCAACGACAGACGTCACACCCATCCCCGCGTCCACCTGGGCAATGGCACCGGCAGGCGCAGGCGAGGGAGCCATCACCACGCCGGCATCCACAGGCGCCGCATCCGGATTGGACCCGGGAGCACACGCAAGACCGGAGAGGAGCAGAGCGAGCGGGAGCCAACGGCGCATGGATGCGACACGCTACGTAGGCTCGCGCCGAGTCTCAACGTCGGCCGAGGTGAGCCCGACTCCGCACGGGTGCGCATTCCGTGCGCCCGGGGCGGCGGTTGTCACATGCAACGGAATGTATCAATCCGGAGGGCACAGACTTCGCCCTTCGCGCTCACTTCCGCGAGCCCACCGTGAGGTACGCGTTGAACAGGACGACCTGCGGCCCCGTGCCCACCTCCGCCACGACCTTGTCCAATAGGGCCTGCTCCACGTCCTTCCACTTCGAGCCGAGCGCCCGTTGCGCCAGCACGATGGGCGCGCTCGAACGGACCATCGCGTCCACCAGCGCCGCCGTCGACGCGTAGTCCACGCTCGCGGTTGCTTCGTGCACGGAGACCTCCACGAAGCCCGCGCCGGACATCTCCCTCCGGCACGTCTCCGGGTCCGACAGCGGCATCATCCCGTCGCGCGGCGCCCCGCCGCCGTTCATCAGCTCGGCGAAGCTCCGGTAGAGCACGTTCATCACCGGCGAGCGCTCCATCGGAACCCAGCTCGACACCACGGCCCGGCCTCCCGGAACGAGCACCCGGAGCAGCTCGCGGAAGCCGCGCGGACGGTCGGGGAAGAACATCAGCCCGAACAGCGAGAACGCCGCGTCGAACGCGCGGTCCGGCAGCGCCAGCGCCATGCCGTCGCCGACGAGCGCTTCCACCTCCAGCCCCTCCGCCGCCGCGCGCGCCCGCAGCGCCTCAATCATCCGGGGCGCGAAGTCCACCGCCGTCACCCGCGCGCCCTCGCGCGCCGCGAGGAGCGCCAGCGTCCCGGGCCCCGCCGCCACGTCCACCACGCGCGAGCCGTGCCGCACGCCCACGCGCGAGAGCGCATCCCGCGCGAAGGTCTCGAACGCGGGCTGCAACTCGCGCACGTACTCGGGGACCACGAGGTCCCACGCATCCGGAGCGGCGAGGGGCGAAAAGGCCGACGACATGGGGGCTCCTCCAGGGAATGGCCAGACGCGACGTCAGCGCAGCACTTCCACCACGCCCTCGGGCAGCGCGGTGCCCGCGGGCCACAGCACATACGCGGAATGGCGCGAGTGACGCCAGGCCTGCCAGAGCTGCTCACGCCGGTACGTCACCTGCACCGTCTCGTCCGTCTTGAACGCGGGGTCGTTGCACACCACGTCCCCTTCCGGTGTGAAGCCCTTCACCACGATGAGGTGCCCATCCGAGCGGCGCACGGGAGAGCCGGCCAGCGTCCCCTCCTCGTACGCGATGCTGATGCTGACGGGGATGCCCGCGACGATGAGCCGCTCCACCTGCGCGAAGCTGTCCAGGCGCAGCACCATGCCGTGCAGCGCTCCGTTGCCCATGGCTGCGCCGTACGCGGTGTTGAAGGGCCAGTTGCCCGTGCCTTTGTATGCCCAGTCATAGGTGCGCTCGGCGGACGCGGGCACCGTGGTGTGCAGCTCCGGCCGGCCCAGCCGCTTGCCCCAGTACCCGAGCAGCATCGTGGTGGACGTGGGCGAGCACCACACCGGCCCGCCCTCCGGGTAGAGCATCTGCGAGTAGCCCGGCACGTCCAGCACCGTCCCCCACGCCACGTGCTCCGACGCGGCATCTCCGGCGAGGCCGCGCTTGTCGCTCACCGCCGCCGACAGCGCGCGCACGTGGGGCGTGGCCTCCGGCCGCGACGAGTAGAGCCACACCGTCATCCGCAGCGCGTCCGCCCGGCGCTGGAGGTTGAGCGTGTCCGTGGACACCGCGCCGTCCGCGTCGCGCTGGCCGTCCACGCTGTGCCGCGCCACGGGCTCCTTGTCGAAGGCCCACACGCCCAGCACATAGTCCCTCGTCCAGGTGCCCTCGATGCGCGCCGCCAGCGCCACCTTCAGCCACGTGCCCGGCGGAGTGAGGGCATCGAAGGACGGCACCACGGTGGTGAAGCCACCCGGGACGACCTGCGTGTCGGAGACCGCCATGCCCAGACGGTACGCCCCGTCGACGTAGCGCGTGCCCCCATCCGCCTCCACGCCCGAGGCGAACGGCTCGCTGACGGACGGCGCCGCAGCGTCCAGCTCCAGTGCGCCATCCGTTGCGAGCACCGTGCCCTCACGAGAGAAGCGCTCGAAGTCCGCGTCCGCCGCGCTCCGCCTCCACAGCCGTGCCGGAGGGCCTACTTCGGCGGGGGACTCCTCGGGGCCTTTCGGTTGCGAGACACAGGCCGTCAGGTTGGAAGCCACGAGCAGGGCGAGCGTCGGCAGGGTGCGCGAGTTCACGCCGCGCAGTCTGGAGGGGCCGGGGCGAAAGACACAAGGCGCAACCCACGCCTGCCTGTCCACCAAGAACGATTCAACGTGGACATCCACTTCCCGAACGAGGCACGTCCTCCTCGGCGCGTCCCGCCTCGGGGTACGTTCGGGCCGACGTCGCAGTCCGCCGGAGGATGAACCGATGATGAAGCCACTCGCCACGTGTCTCGTGTTGCTCGTCCTGGCCGCTCCCGCCCTGGCCGCCCAGAAGGAGGAGGACGTCGTCATCGCCACGCTCCACTCGACGTGTGAGACCTTCCGCACCGGAAACGAGAGCCTCGCGGCCGAGTACCTGGGCGACGGCTTCACCCTCACCGACACGTCCGGCAACGTGACGACGCGCGAGCAGACGCTCCTCGAGCTGCGCAACAAGGAGCCCCGCTACGAGGTCTTCCGCAACCACGACATGAAGGTGCGCCTCTACGGCGACACGGCGGTGGTGAATGGCATCACCTCCGTGAAGGGCGTGGCCGGAGGCAAGGCCTTCGCCGCCGAGCTGCGCTTCACCGACACGCTCGTGAAGCGCAATGGCCGGTGGCGCGTCGTCGCCAGCCACGTGTCCCCGATGCCGAAGCCCGCGGAGGCAAAGCAGGGCCGCCGCCCGGCGGCCACGCGCTGACGGAGAGTACGGATAGTCGGCGCTCCAAGTGTCCGGAAGGGCAGGACTCCACCGACGTCGCGGCACCGCGTACCAGCGGCCATGCCACACGGGGTGACTTGCGGAATGACGGATGGGATGATCCGCTGCGTTCCGCCGGGTCGGGTGCCCGGGCAGGCGCAGCCACCACCCCGCAGAGCCCCGCCCGGACCATGTCCCCACGTCCCCGTCATCCCCGGCCGCTGAGATGGCATCTGGTGCGGCTGGTGCTGGGCGCGCTGCTGCCCGTCGTCGCCTTCTCGTGCGGCCTCTTCGTCTACCTCGCGCGCGCCGAGCGCCAGTCCTCCGAGCGACGCGTGCTCACCTCGGCGCGCTCGCTGGCGGAGTCCTTCGACAGCGAAATCGCCGGCTCGCTGCGCGCGCTCGAGGCGATAGCCGCCTCCACCCGGCTGGACTCGGGTGACCTCCAGGGCTTCTGGACGCAGGGCACGCGGGTGATGAAGACGCAGCACGGGTGGCTGGCGCTCATCCTCCTGACGCCCGACGGCGTCCCGCTGCTCAACACGGGCTTCCCTCCGGGCAGCCCCCTTCCCCCCGTCGCCGAGCCGGAGAGCTTCGCCCGGGTGCGGGAGACGCTGCGGCCCATGGTGGGAAACCTCGCGGTGGGCAAGGGACCGAGCCACGCGCTCGCCCTGCCCCTGCGCGTCCCCGTGGTCCGCGACGGAAGCCTGCGCTACGTGCTCACGGCCGTCATCTCCACGGACGCGCTCGGCGACGTGGTGGCCCGGCAGGCCTCGGGCGATGTCGAGTGGACGCGCACGCTGGTGGACCCGAACGGCATCGTGGCCGCCCGCACCCGGGACCCGGCGCGCTTCGTGGGCCAGTCCGCGACGCCGTCCTTCCTGCAGCGCACGCGCGCCTCGAACGAGGGCGTCTACGCCGACCACTCCCTGGAGGGCGAGCCCGTCTACGCGGCGTTCAGCCACACCGCCTCCGGCTGGACGGTGACGGTGGTCAGCCCGCGCCATGTGCTGGACGCCCCGCTGCAGCGCTCGCTCGTGGCCGGCGGCGCGCTCGGGCTGGCCATGCTGCTGCTCAGCGCCGCCGGGGCGTGGGCGCTCTCGCGGCGCATCGGCCGCTCCATTGCCGGCGCCGCGGACGCGGCGGATGCGCTCGCCAGCGGCGGCGCGGTGCACGTGGACGCCTCGGACGTGCGCGAGCTGGCGCGGCTCAACGAGGCCCTGGTTCGCTCCGGCCAGCTCCTGGAGGCGCAGGACCGCGAGCGCGAGGCCCACCTGGAAATGGCCGAGACGGCGCGGGCCGAGGCTATCGCCGCCACGCAGGCGAAGGACGCCTTCCTCGCCATGCTCGGGCACGAGCTGCGCAACCCGCTGGCCCCCATCGTCAGCTCGCTGGAGTTGCTGCGCCTGCGCGGCCTGGCGCAGACGCCCGAGCACGACGTCATCCGCCGCCAGCTCAGCCACGTGGTGCGGCTGGTGGATGACCTGCTCGACCTGGCGCGCATCGTCCGGGGGCAGATGTCGCTCCACCGCGCGCCGCTGGAGCTGTCCACGGTGGTGGCCCGCGCGGTGGAGTCGGTGACGCCGTTGGTGGAGCAGCGCCAGCACCGGCTCGACGTGGCGGTACCCGCCGAGGGGCTGCCCGTGCTGGGCGACGCGGACCGGCTCACGCAGGTGGTGACGAACCTGCTCACCAACGCGGCGAAGTACACGCCGCCCGGAGGCCGGCTCCAGGTCCGCGCGCAGTCCCGCGCCGACGAGGTCGTGCTCACCGTCACCGACGACGGCGAGGGCATTCCCCCCGAGCTGGCGGAGCGCATCTTCGCGCCCTTCGTGCAGGGGCCGCGCTCGGTGGACCGCAACGTGGGCGGACTGGGCATCGGCCTCGCGCTGGTGCACAGCGTGGTGACGGCGCACGGCGGCCGCGTGGCGGTGCACAGCGACGGGCCCGGGCAGGGAAGCACCTTCACCGTCGAGCTGCCGCGCCACACCGCGCCGCTGGAGCCCGCCTCCGCACCGCCACCGCCGCCCCGTCCCGCCGCGAAGCCCGTGCCGCTGCGCGTGCTGGTGGTGGACGACAACGTGGACGCGGCCGAGGCGCTGACGGACCTGCTGGAGATGTCCGGCTACTCGGTGGCCATGGCGCATGACCACCGGCAGGCGCTGCAGCGGCTCGACGTCTTCACGCCCGACGTGGCCATCCTCGACATCGGCCTGCCGGAGGTGGACGGCTACGGGCTGGCCATGCTCATCCGCGAGCGCCTGGGCGACGCGAGCCCCACGTTCGCCGCCCTCACCGGCTATGGCCAGCACGAGGACCGGGCCCGCAGCGCGGCGGCCGGCTTCCACCGTCACTTCGTGAAGCCGGTGGAGTTGGCGGACCTGGTGGTCTTCCTGGAAGAGGCCCGGCAGCCACGGCGCGGCGCCGCCTGAGGCGTGACGTCAGCCCCGGCGGTGACGGGGCAGCCGCACGCGGAACACGGTGCCCGTCTCTCGAGTGGAGGTCACCTGGATGCCGCCTCCGTGCGCGGCGACGATTTCGTGCACGATGAAGAGGCCCAGCCCCACGCCCTTGAGCGGGTCTCCGGCCTCGTCCGCGCGGGTGAAGGGCTGGAAGAGGCGGGGCAGCAGCGAGGCGGGAATGGGCGTGCCCGCGTTGGCCACCTCCAGCACCACGTCCGTCCCGTCGCCGTCCGCCCGCACCTCCACCGGCACGCCCCGCGCGCCGTGCGTGAAGGCATTCACCACCAGGTTGCCCAACAGCTGCGCCAGCCGGTCCAGGTCCCACTCGCCGCACAGGTCCCCGCATAGGTCCAGGTGGATGTCCCGGTCCGGATACGCGGCGAGCAACTCGTCCACGACGACGCGGCAGGGGTCCTCCAGGCTCATGCGCCGGCGCTCGATGGGGAGCGTGCCGCCCTGGGCCACGCGCGCGAAGTCCAGCAGGTCGCGGATGAGGTGGTCCATGCGCCGCACGCTGGTGGTGATGCGGGCCAGGCGCTTGCGCTGCGGAGAGTCGGGCGCGGCCTCCCTCAGGAGCAGCGCGCTGGACGTGGCGATGGCCTGCAGCGGGTTGCGCAAGTCATGGCCCAGGATTCCCATCAGCCGGTCGCGCGTCTCGCCCTCGCGGCGCAGGGCCTCGCGCATCGCATGGTGCGCGGTGACGTCCATGGACACCGCCACCGCCGCGAGCGGCCGTCCCTGCGCGTCGCGGACGCTGGTGGAGCTGACGTCGATGTGGCGCGCGCCGCCGTCGTCCGTGCGCAGGTGGACCGGCTCGCGTATCACCGTCTCCCCGCGCGTCAGCGAGCGCGCCAGCGGCCACTCCTCGGGCGCATACGGCGTGCCGTCCGGCCGGAAGCCCTGGTAGGC comes from Pyxidicoccus parkwaysis and encodes:
- a CDS encoding amidase, with amino-acid sequence MRSDSTGEVSSQARPRGLTALSATQIAESVSKGELSAAEVVEAFIHRIEEVDGRLNAVVTRRFGQARADARELDAARARGEPLGPLAGVPMTVKDPFDVAGLPTTFGLPTRGNHVAREDGPLVKRLRGAGAVILGKTNVSELLFFQEGDNPLFGRTNNPWNLERTSGGGSGGEGAIIAARGSALGLASDVGGSIRTPAHFNGIHGFRPTSRRLTIVGSPPELFFPGFEAIALDPGTLARHVADLSRAMAVLAAPGQERLDVRVPPVPWREPAEVDVSGLRIAMFDDDGYWPASPALRRAVHEAAAALRGRGAQVETFSPPGPGTAPRLYNAFLSADALEWTKPVLHGNPVDSRIRIMTQGMLLPRVLRAPLGRLLTVAGQRRLAAGVTTARGRSAGEYWALVAERDAWRGAFLAAMDAGGFDAILCPAHTLPALRHGASRDLYDTTSYLVTYNVLGMPAGVVAATRVRAGEESDRPSSLDIIECAARRTEEGSAGLPVGVQVAARHWRDDVVLAVMAALEEHFRRQPDYPGEPPL
- a CDS encoding nuclear transport factor 2 family protein, translated to MLQLTETHPNTDVIRAYWNATTTGNVEALRPIVAEDAVFHYPGNHFISGDYRGKDEVVGLYTMLTGMAGGTFEARLHGVAADSQYAVAILSYHLNILPKHYLPGRACGLFRVADGQIHEYWLFEWDQLMINDVFRTLGMRVALQHGKLGTLVLSLPRSLIAAARTAWRLFGGTYRAPTDF
- a CDS encoding cytochrome P450, with the translated sequence MDRPDVSDRATLRKSFWAPGALPAARLRRGGGERLASAQKPLPPGSFGLPLLGETLSIAWNNHGFFIKRFKKYGHVFKSHLFGERVVFFVGPEAFTFFLDERYFTRARGSPGHVQELLCYDSLPLIDGETHRTRKRLILHAFRKEALDAYVPIIQRITSKFIEQWARRGDLTWRDEFQKMGSALVLELFTGQVAGPANAHVASAINDFLKGFTAAPIKLPFTTYGRAIRGRDQLLAHIDEALRQHHQRRFEDVLSELMEARSPDGSRLEDDVLRLELMHLFFAAYGGVYVSLTLFTLALSQHPELWQRARDEVRRVSPEGPITPEQLEKLTFLGQFSQELRRFFPINSTTFFAQVKAPFEYGGYHVPAGWRAAACVHVAMHDPDVFPQPERFDPDRFDARCPMHLEENSYIPHGGGAPDGHRCPGEPVITLLLKIVGTLLLRDYTWELPPQDLKLNRDFFPTPCSGLKVKFRRLPG
- a CDS encoding L,D-transpeptidase family protein; this translates as MAPSPAPAGAIAQVDAGMGVTSVVANAASGTGSASASMGAGEPSVAAGTPATGVTPSTDGGVHARGLGAGPTSQELLAAWQRTSTDTGTDGGTTSVNAKLARVEASESPDSNDSHEEVPELAIDPALSAMPRPERHGKAEHSDAEPLPAEQLVVIPDKKNPGAELVLGPDGEPLEDTSLVLGDVDPSLDPEEFEPDSKPVAGADAGTAPVAIPYVPDAGSLRVRRSIAVRQEPRRDAPPLGTVAQDMRVRWQGETAMSGPDCEAWIQIQPRGWVCNRYLEPNFREPRVRDLPKLREGELTPGIYARVVGRHVKAYPSLALAKKKRKGVLLKGSVTVQLRGQVRVGRRTFWRTTEGQYLEARVLREYRPSAFEGVDAETLAELPAPFAWAQSRTKPQADVEVKVAPDAKAARETLLPPRTLVAVKELSADGRWVLIAENQWVAREDLHVAWFTPAPPGVEPGERWLDVDLEAQVLVAYEGERPVYATLISSGKPGTDTPEGLYRIWLKFAEADMTGNNTAGNETYRVATVPWTMFFQDDYALHTAYWHDRFGEPMSHGCINLSPKDARALYTWAAPEVPTGWSMVHATPDAPGSWVRIRGQAKGPERKVAVAAASHRGRQRKGAVVRSTPE
- a CDS encoding class I SAM-dependent methyltransferase is translated as MSSAFSPLAAPDAWDLVVPEYVRELQPAFETFARDALSRVGVRHGSRVVDVAAGPGTLALLAAREGARVTAVDFAPRMIEALRARAAAEGLEVEALVGDGMALALPDRAFDAAFSLFGLMFFPDRPRGFRELLRVLVPGGRAVVSSWVPMERSPVMNVLYRSFAELMNGGGAPRDGMMPLSDPETCRREMSGAGFVEVSVHEATASVDYASTAALVDAMVRSSAPIVLAQRALGSKWKDVEQALLDKVVAEVGTGPQVVLFNAYLTVGSRK